The Paenibacillus amylolyticus genome contains the following window.
GCGCAGTGCTCTCTCCGTTAAACGATCGTTTGTTTTTTCAGAAGGAAAAAGGTACGCACTTTCGGTATCAAGATTAGATAAGTACTGATTCAACATCACAATACACTGCATATTCAAAGGGATCTTACGCTGCACATTGCGTTTATCGGCTCTAACTGTCAGGTGACCACTTCGTCTGCCCAGTTCAATATCATGAGGCATGAGGTTGCATACCTCCATCGTACGCAAGCCGGTGTGGTACATAAGGGTCAGGATCGTCTGATCACGAAGGGAGTTACCCAGCTCCACTGCTGCAAGGAATGCCTGCTCTTCTTCGGATGTCATTCGGCGTGGACTGACTTTGTCTTCCGGAATGAATTTCAATGCTTTGGAAGGGTCATGACTGAGCCTGGATTCCAGAACAACCCATTTGAAAAAACGCTTCAGCGTAATCAATCTCCGATTAATGGTTGCTGGCTTCAATCCCATAACCTTATGTGAATCTTCACGATAATAGACTAAAGTGGATGTATCGATGTCTTCGATTCGCAATGCAATCCTTCCGCCGAGCATGGCACTTTCCTTGTACCATTCGATAAAGTGCTTCAGATCACTTGCATATTCCTTCACGGTTTTGGGATGCAACTCTTCCTCATTGGCAAGCATATGAATGAATTCTTCTATCGTTGGTTCCCGCTGCACCGAAGTCCCTGATGACTGATTCATTAGAAAATACCTCCAATTCTTGACTTATATTAGCGGACATGGTATTATCATATTAATCGATACATTAGCGGACATCAAGTCTGTGGTTTAAATGCACCAGGTGAGTGTCAATTTTAGATTATACTCGTCATAATGATCGGCTAAAACTTATTTTTTGGAGGAATCACATGCAAACAGGTACAGTGAAATGGTTCAACGCGGATAAAGGATTCGGCTTTATTGAAACTGAAGAAGGAACAGACGTATTCGTTCACTTCAGCGCCATTCAAGGTGAAGGTTACAAAACGTTGGACGAAGGTCAACGTGTAGAGTTCGAAGTAACTCAAGGTAACCGTGGTCCACAAGCGGAGAACGTTACTAAACTGTAATTGATACAAGGGCTGCCTTCGGCAGCTCTTTATTTATGCCCACTGACGATTACTTTTGTTATTTTATCCACATCAACTACTTTATTCTGTCATCGGAGTATCCGTATAACACCTTCCTTACACTTATATCCACTACAGAAAACTACAGAAAAACAGAAAAGAGGTTTTTATTCCAACAGATCATTATAAATCCAGTGAACACGTTGTATTTTCCACGGTTGACGACATCATTAACTTCTACTCACCTCAGCAAACGAGCACTGAACGTACTGAAGCTCACTCACTTCCTGTGCACGCGGCTGATCCATCCAAACATACGGATTACAAGGCCGAACGTTAACCACGAAAAGACAGCAACCTATCCGATAAAAGCAGAAGGCCCTGGACCGCTTGAACGGTACAGGGCCTATTTCATATTCTAACTGTAGCCATACATCTGTATGCTCATTTTACATAACCGTTTCGAATTGCAAAAACCACTGCCTGCGTTCGATCCTCCACCTGAATCTTCTGCAGAATGCGATGCACATGCGTCTTTACGGTGCTCTCTCCGATGAACAACTTTCGGGCAATCTCTTCATTTCTTAGCCCATAAGCCATTTGTTGCAACACTTCAAGTTCACGTCCCGTGAAGGCATCTGCGATCGATACGAACTCTCTCGTTTCCTGTCCGAAGGTTGAACTTTCAGCTTCTCTGGCTTTTTTTTCGTTCTGGGCTGATGTTTCGGGCGATCGTACTGCAATACCAATCACCTTCGCAGCAACAGCGGTTCTGTAGATCGCTTCACCTCGATAAGCCGCTCTGACCGCATCAATTAGTTCTTCCGGTGCGGCGTCCTTCAGTAGATAACCTACTGCCCCGGCACGTATTCCCTGATATACATAATCTTCTTGATCAAACGTCGTTAAAATGACAACCTTGCATTCAGGCTGCAAATCCAGTAAAGCCTGTGTGGCCTTCAGTCCGTCACCGTCCTCCATCTGCACATCCATAAACACGACGTGGGGGTTAACTCTGCCGCGAGCCTCACCGCCTCATGTCCGCTCCCTGCCTCACCAACCACTTCCATATCTTGCTGGGCATTAATAATAAAACGCAACCCATGCCTGACCAGATGCTGGTCATCCACCAGAAGCACACGAATCATTGGTTGCTCTGTCATGGCTCATCACCTCCTGCTGCCAATTTTATGCCGCCATGTGGAATGCGGGCAGTCAG
Protein-coding sequences here:
- a CDS encoding tyrosine-type recombinase/integrase: MNQSSGTSVQREPTIEEFIHMLANEEELHPKTVKEYASDLKHFIEWYKESAMLGGRIALRIEDIDTSTLVYYREDSHKVMGLKPATINRRLITLKRFFKWVVLESRLSHDPSKALKFIPEDKVSPRRMTSEEEQAFLAAVELGNSLRDQTILTLMYHTGLRTMEVCNLMPHDIELGRRSGHLTVRADKRNVQRKIPLNMQCIVMLNQYLSNLDTESAYLFPSEKTNDRLTERALRHLIKKVMIAAGLEGLSSHDLRHRFGYAMAEHTPLHRLAEMMGHTNPDTTMIYVKALNTNTTHP
- a CDS encoding cold-shock protein yields the protein MQTGTVKWFNADKGFGFIETEEGTDVFVHFSAIQGEGYKTLDEGQRVEFEVTQGNRGPQAENVTKL